The following coding sequences lie in one Sinorhizobium fredii USDA 257 genomic window:
- a CDS encoding Gfo/Idh/MocA family protein: MKKLNVALIGTGFMGKAHSIATAVVPILFGAPIEIERKVIVDIDEEMAQKASKQYGFAEYATDWREVVSRPDIDIVDICTPNDTHAEIAIAAAKAGKHVMCEKPMSMTVAEAEAMLAAASETGVVTMVSYNYRHTPALQMAKRLIDEGRIGDILTFRGYYLQDWGADPNAPLSWRFNKAKAGSGTIGDIGTHVIDAARLLVGEFASVNAIVKTFIPERPLPLGRFFGQSGAASSEKGKVDVDDTALTLIKFASGAHGSIEVTRNSWGHHNQLGFEIHGTKGSIAFDYQRLNELRVAFADDPADAFGFRTIYSGPNQPFGDKLWPVAGMGQGYIDIKSIEWYNFLKAIAENKPASPDFKDGVQIERIAEAILVSGEKGAWEDIKQSAA; encoded by the coding sequence GTGAAAAAGCTGAACGTTGCATTGATCGGTACAGGCTTCATGGGCAAGGCCCATTCGATTGCCACAGCGGTGGTGCCAATTCTCTTCGGTGCGCCGATCGAGATCGAACGCAAGGTCATCGTCGATATCGACGAGGAGATGGCGCAGAAGGCATCCAAACAGTATGGGTTCGCTGAGTATGCGACCGATTGGCGCGAGGTGGTCTCGCGCCCCGATATCGATATCGTCGATATCTGCACTCCGAATGACACGCACGCCGAGATCGCGATCGCAGCCGCAAAGGCCGGCAAGCACGTTATGTGCGAAAAGCCGATGTCGATGACGGTCGCGGAAGCGGAAGCGATGCTTGCTGCGGCAAGCGAGACTGGCGTAGTGACGATGGTCTCCTACAACTATCGTCACACGCCGGCTCTGCAGATGGCAAAGCGGCTGATTGATGAGGGGCGCATTGGAGATATCCTCACTTTCCGAGGCTACTACCTCCAGGATTGGGGCGCTGACCCGAATGCACCTCTGTCTTGGCGCTTCAACAAGGCCAAGGCCGGCTCAGGTACGATCGGGGATATCGGGACGCATGTGATCGATGCGGCGCGCCTTCTGGTCGGCGAGTTCGCCTCGGTCAACGCTATCGTCAAGACCTTCATTCCGGAACGGCCATTGCCTCTCGGGCGGTTCTTTGGCCAAAGTGGTGCTGCCTCCTCGGAAAAGGGCAAGGTCGACGTCGACGATACTGCGCTCACTCTGATCAAGTTTGCCAGCGGGGCTCACGGCAGTATCGAAGTGACGCGCAATTCTTGGGGCCATCATAATCAGCTTGGCTTCGAGATCCACGGCACCAAAGGCTCGATTGCATTCGATTACCAGCGCCTCAATGAGCTTCGCGTAGCCTTTGCCGATGATCCGGCCGATGCTTTCGGCTTTCGCACCATCTATTCCGGACCGAACCAGCCGTTCGGCGACAAGCTGTGGCCGGTTGCGGGCATGGGGCAGGGCTATATCGATATCAAATCAATCGAATGGTACAACTTTCTCAAGGCGATTGCCGAGAATAAGCCGGCCTCGCCGGACTTCAAGGACGGCGTGCAGATCGAGCGCATTGCCGAAGCCATTCTCGTCTCGGGAGAGAAGGGCGCCTGGGAAGATATCAAGCAGTCTGCTGCCTGA
- a CDS encoding SDR family NAD(P)-dependent oxidoreductase → MREVTNEKHLEGKTALVTGATSGIGLACARQLASCGVKVAIAGRRVGLLEEIARDLGCGTIPIATDVSDEGSATTAVGAAWERLDGIDYLIHAAGIVTPAAIEDLTPELWRQHIDVNLSGAFYVIRDCALRMRERGQGSIVAIASNLSVKGMPNFAHYCASKAGLVGLMKALALELAPEVRLNCVCPGPVETPMMKAELEWFGGTAEIRENTVAQVPLKRFASADEIAKFVLFVTTEADFATGSMLSIDGGSHCGMSGCVDELAASRHSLKSLGQLKC, encoded by the coding sequence ATGAGGGAGGTGACCAATGAAAAACACCTGGAGGGGAAAACGGCGCTCGTAACTGGCGCGACGTCGGGCATTGGTTTGGCCTGTGCTCGTCAACTGGCGAGTTGCGGTGTCAAGGTAGCGATAGCCGGCCGTCGGGTGGGTCTCCTCGAGGAAATTGCGCGCGATCTGGGTTGCGGCACCATCCCGATCGCCACTGACGTTTCCGACGAAGGGAGTGCAACAACGGCAGTCGGTGCAGCTTGGGAAAGACTTGACGGTATCGATTACCTGATCCACGCCGCGGGCATTGTAACCCCAGCGGCAATCGAGGATCTGACGCCTGAACTATGGCGGCAGCACATTGACGTCAATCTGTCAGGGGCCTTTTACGTGATACGTGATTGTGCACTCAGAATGCGAGAGCGAGGGCAGGGCAGCATTGTGGCCATCGCCTCCAACCTTTCCGTCAAAGGCATGCCGAACTTTGCCCACTACTGCGCGTCCAAGGCCGGGCTGGTAGGCCTGATGAAGGCGCTCGCCCTTGAACTCGCGCCCGAAGTCAGGCTGAATTGCGTTTGCCCTGGCCCGGTGGAGACGCCCATGATGAAGGCCGAACTGGAGTGGTTTGGCGGTACCGCCGAGATTCGGGAGAACACGGTCGCACAGGTTCCCCTGAAGCGGTTCGCCAGTGCGGACGAGATTGCCAAGTTCGTCCTCTTTGTCACCACGGAGGCAGATTTTGCCACGGGCAGCATGCTAAGCATTGATGGTGGCAGCCACTGCGGGATGAGTGGGTGTGTTGATGAGCTAGCCGCAAGTCGACACAGCCTCAAAAGCCTCGGGCAGCTTAAATGCTGA
- a CDS encoding acetoin dehydrogenase dihydrolipoyllysine-residue acetyltransferase subunit, giving the protein MSSIEAVTVPKWGMTMTEGKITQWMVGEGEHVTRGQEILEIETTKVTNVVEAAATGTLRRIVLKEGTTAPVGALAGVIAEAAATSEEIDAFIASYADRLGAGDEGDGGVPVPRTIAVDGGAVNVLEAGPQGDETVVLLHGFGGDLSTWLFNQSALAENMRVVAIDLPGHGASSPIAGGDVFPKIVSAVEAAVEAVAPGKLHLIAHSFGGAVAAAIAANRPSRVGSLTLIAPIGLSRQISRDFLVDFVAAERRRPLLGVLERLFADPSKITSDMVEGTLRFKRLEGVPEALSAIADTIADDNGQLQSIGDQLQALTCPVTLIWGERDGIVPVPQQAEVPGNVQLRIIPGAGHMPQMEASSAVNEAIMENIQRSSGI; this is encoded by the coding sequence ATGTCGTCAATCGAGGCAGTCACCGTTCCCAAATGGGGAATGACGATGACCGAGGGCAAGATCACCCAGTGGATGGTCGGCGAGGGCGAGCATGTCACGCGCGGTCAGGAAATCCTGGAGATCGAAACCACCAAGGTCACCAATGTCGTCGAAGCCGCCGCCACCGGAACGCTGAGACGCATCGTCCTCAAAGAGGGAACGACGGCGCCGGTCGGTGCCCTGGCCGGGGTGATCGCCGAGGCGGCGGCGACGTCGGAAGAGATCGACGCCTTCATCGCAAGCTATGCCGACCGGCTTGGTGCAGGCGACGAAGGCGACGGCGGCGTCCCCGTGCCGCGAACGATCGCTGTTGATGGGGGTGCCGTCAACGTTCTCGAAGCTGGACCGCAGGGCGACGAGACGGTGGTGCTGCTGCACGGGTTTGGCGGCGATCTTTCGACATGGCTGTTCAACCAGTCGGCACTCGCCGAAAACATGCGGGTGGTTGCCATCGACCTGCCCGGACACGGCGCGTCGTCGCCGATCGCGGGCGGCGATGTCTTCCCGAAGATCGTCTCTGCCGTGGAAGCGGCGGTCGAAGCGGTCGCGCCCGGCAAGCTTCACCTCATCGCCCACTCCTTCGGCGGTGCTGTCGCCGCGGCGATCGCCGCCAATCGGCCCTCGCGCGTCGGTTCGCTGACGCTGATCGCCCCGATCGGGCTGAGCCGCCAGATCAGCCGGGATTTCCTCGTCGACTTCGTTGCGGCGGAGCGCCGCCGCCCGCTGCTCGGCGTATTGGAGCGGCTGTTCGCCGATCCGTCGAAGATCACCAGCGACATGGTCGAGGGAACGCTTCGCTTCAAGCGGCTCGAGGGTGTGCCGGAGGCGCTGTCGGCGATCGCCGACACGATTGCCGACGACAATGGCCAGCTGCAGTCGATCGGCGACCAGCTTCAGGCGTTGACGTGCCCGGTGACGCTCATCTGGGGCGAGCGCGATGGGATCGTCCCGGTGCCGCAGCAAGCCGAAGTGCCCGGCAATGTCCAGCTGCGCATCATCCCGGGCGCCGGCCACATGCCGCAGATGGAGGCATCCTCCGCCGTCAACGAAGCCATTATGGAGAACATCCAGCGATCGTCAGGAATCTGA
- a CDS encoding alpha-ketoacid dehydrogenase subunit beta, whose protein sequence is MAQKSFRQALNEALHFEMGRDPRVIMMGEDLTGGAGANGVKDAWGGPFGVTRGLLDAFGPERIRDTPISEAAFIGAAAGAALTGLRPIAEIMFVDFAGVCLDQIMNQAAKFRFMFGGRAKTPLVIRATYGAGSRSGSQHTQALYPIFTHIPGLKVVIPSTPYDAKGLLLQAIRDDDPVIFLEHKMLYDTVGEVPDGAYTIPFGEARVARDGKDVLIIAIGRMVQVAEEAARKLAAEGISACIIDPRTTSPLDEDTLLEFTETIGRVVIVDEANPRCSVATDISALLADKCFDALKAPIKLVTAPHAPVPYAPNLEDAYIPSADAVVKAATSIIKR, encoded by the coding sequence ATGGCACAGAAATCATTTCGGCAGGCCCTGAACGAAGCCCTTCACTTCGAGATGGGCCGCGACCCGCGCGTCATCATGATGGGCGAGGATCTGACCGGCGGCGCCGGCGCCAATGGGGTGAAGGATGCCTGGGGTGGTCCGTTTGGCGTCACCCGCGGGCTGCTCGACGCCTTCGGGCCGGAGCGCATTCGCGACACGCCGATCAGCGAGGCGGCGTTCATCGGCGCGGCGGCGGGGGCAGCGCTGACCGGCCTGCGCCCGATCGCGGAAATCATGTTCGTCGATTTCGCCGGCGTCTGCCTCGATCAGATCATGAACCAGGCGGCGAAGTTCCGCTTCATGTTCGGCGGCCGCGCCAAGACGCCGCTCGTCATCCGCGCCACCTATGGCGCCGGCAGCCGCTCCGGGTCGCAGCACACCCAGGCGCTCTATCCGATCTTCACCCACATTCCCGGTCTCAAGGTGGTCATACCGTCGACCCCCTATGACGCCAAAGGCCTGTTGCTGCAGGCGATCCGCGACGACGATCCGGTGATCTTCCTCGAGCACAAGATGCTCTATGACACGGTGGGGGAAGTGCCTGACGGCGCCTACACGATCCCCTTCGGCGAGGCGCGGGTGGCGCGTGACGGCAAGGACGTGCTGATCATCGCCATCGGCCGCATGGTCCAGGTCGCCGAAGAGGCCGCCCGCAAGCTGGCGGCCGAGGGCATCTCCGCCTGCATCATCGACCCGCGCACCACCTCGCCGCTCGACGAAGACACGCTGCTGGAGTTCACCGAGACGATCGGGCGTGTCGTCATCGTCGACGAAGCCAATCCGCGCTGCAGTGTCGCCACCGATATCTCGGCGCTGCTTGCCGACAAATGCTTCGATGCGCTGAAGGCGCCGATCAAGCTGGTGACGGCGCCGCATGCGCCGGTTCCCTACGCCCCCAATCTCGAGGACGCCTATATCCCGTCGGCCGATGCCGTGGTGAAGGCCGCGACCTCCATTATCAAGAGGTAG
- a CDS encoding ABC transporter permease, translated as MTTPSGATAVAQKPAAKRKLGNEMSTAVVLVGIALMFELLGWIFVGSSFLGNQQRLSIIILQVSVIGILAVGVTQVIITSGIDLSSGSVVGLAAMVAASLAQSSIDVRALYPALTDLFPIWPILAGLLVGLLAGLINGLIIAKTNIPPFIATLGMMVCARGVAKWYTLGQPIGLLNPDFTWLGKSFFILGFPLPLPVLIFIAVAIISHIALRYTRYGKFTYAVGANPQAARVSGIDIGSHLIKVYAIAGLLSGLAGVVTAARAASAQPTMGVAYELDAIAAAVIGGTSLAGGVGRITGTVIGTIILGVITSGFTFLKIGSYYQEIIKGMIIVAAVVIDQYRRSRKTRA; from the coding sequence ATGACTACGCCCTCTGGAGCCACGGCCGTGGCACAAAAGCCGGCAGCGAAAAGAAAGCTTGGGAACGAAATGTCGACGGCCGTGGTGCTCGTCGGTATCGCGCTCATGTTCGAGCTCCTTGGCTGGATTTTTGTTGGAAGTTCATTCCTCGGCAACCAGCAGCGGCTGTCGATCATTATTCTTCAGGTCTCCGTCATCGGTATTCTTGCCGTTGGCGTAACGCAGGTGATTATCACGAGTGGTATCGATCTCTCGTCGGGCTCCGTGGTTGGTCTCGCTGCCATGGTGGCGGCTTCTCTTGCTCAAAGCTCGATAGACGTGCGCGCCCTTTATCCTGCCCTGACGGACCTGTTTCCGATCTGGCCAATTCTAGCAGGGCTCTTGGTTGGCTTGCTTGCCGGTCTGATCAATGGCTTGATAATCGCCAAGACAAACATTCCGCCTTTCATCGCCACTTTAGGAATGATGGTATGCGCCCGCGGCGTTGCCAAGTGGTACACACTTGGTCAGCCTATCGGGCTGCTGAATCCCGACTTTACGTGGCTCGGCAAGAGCTTTTTCATCTTGGGCTTCCCCTTGCCGCTGCCAGTACTTATCTTCATTGCCGTTGCGATCATCTCGCATATCGCTCTGCGCTATACGCGTTACGGCAAGTTCACCTATGCGGTCGGCGCCAATCCGCAGGCCGCGCGAGTCTCGGGCATTGATATCGGCTCGCATCTCATCAAGGTCTATGCAATCGCAGGCCTGCTTTCCGGCCTTGCCGGAGTAGTGACCGCGGCGCGTGCGGCCTCCGCCCAGCCCACTATGGGTGTTGCCTATGAGCTCGATGCCATCGCGGCCGCGGTGATTGGCGGCACCTCGCTTGCCGGCGGCGTCGGTCGCATCACTGGCACGGTGATAGGCACAATCATTCTCGGCGTCATCACCTCAGGCTTCACCTTCCTCAAGATCGGCTCCTATTACCAGGAGATCATCAAGGGAATGATCATCGTCGCCGCCGTCGTCATCGATCAGTACAGGCGTTCGCGCAAAACAAGGGCCTGA
- a CDS encoding substrate-binding domain-containing protein, with translation MKRMIIGTTAMFLAASSAYAGDIGVTIASNDTFLAVMVQAMKDEAAKTNQPLQIEFADADVNKQLSQIQNFIAAKVDAIIVNVVESTATPTITKMAADAGIPLVYVNNTPSDLDKLGSEAAFIGSKEIDAGTLQAKEVCRVLKEEGKTEDAGILIIQGVLAQHAAEERSRAVHDVVATPECNFMKIIDEQTANWDPVKAQDLMTNWITAGYKPVAVVANNDDMALGAMNSLKAAGWEMKDVIVAGIDATKEAMHYVKSGDLDATVFQDAVGQGAGSVDAAIKLAKGEKVESPVWIPFELVNAANVDTYLSKN, from the coding sequence ATGAAGCGAATGATTATTGGAACAACTGCGATGTTTCTCGCGGCGTCGTCGGCTTATGCAGGCGATATCGGGGTGACCATTGCGTCCAACGACACGTTCCTGGCGGTGATGGTTCAGGCGATGAAGGACGAGGCCGCCAAGACCAACCAGCCTCTGCAGATCGAGTTTGCTGACGCCGATGTCAACAAACAGCTGTCGCAGATCCAGAACTTCATTGCCGCCAAGGTCGACGCCATCATTGTGAACGTCGTGGAGAGCACCGCGACGCCGACGATCACGAAAATGGCGGCCGACGCCGGCATTCCGCTGGTCTATGTCAACAACACGCCGAGCGACCTTGACAAGCTCGGCTCGGAGGCGGCTTTCATCGGCTCGAAGGAGATCGACGCCGGCACGCTGCAAGCCAAAGAAGTTTGCCGGGTTTTGAAGGAAGAGGGCAAGACCGAGGATGCCGGCATTCTGATCATTCAGGGTGTTCTCGCCCAACACGCCGCCGAAGAGCGTAGCCGGGCGGTCCACGACGTCGTTGCGACGCCGGAATGCAACTTCATGAAGATCATTGACGAGCAGACGGCAAACTGGGATCCGGTGAAGGCGCAGGACCTGATGACCAACTGGATCACGGCGGGCTACAAGCCGGTCGCGGTCGTCGCCAACAACGACGACATGGCACTGGGCGCCATGAACTCGCTCAAGGCGGCCGGTTGGGAGATGAAAGATGTCATCGTGGCCGGCATCGACGCCACCAAGGAGGCGATGCATTATGTGAAGAGCGGCGATCTCGACGCCACCGTCTTCCAGGACGCGGTGGGGCAGGGCGCCGGTTCGGTCGATGCCGCCATTAAACTTGCCAAGGGCGAGAAAGTCGAATCTCCGGTTTGGATTCCGTTTGAACTGGTGAACGCGGCTAACGTCGACACCTACCTCAGCAAGAACTGA
- a CDS encoding sugar phosphate isomerase/epimerase family protein → MTIKLAMHTWPYASNPTWLPAYTLEETIKRIKKIGYDAIEIGAASPHVFPPTLSAQRRKDLGKMLKDYELELAAMLPAHGGGPGNNVASPIPEERRWAIDHYKEMVQLTADWGGKRLICLPGWFIFGTTYRQAWDWAAEAIREIARFAQDFGVEIVIEPTPEDSNIVNTCDNTIDMMKDVGEPNVRLMFDSHHVITEKEVMSDYVYAMGKDLVHIHASDNNRLPPGMGRGDFPALIDALKETGFDGYLSMECGFHQRGIEPDWVARVSMEYLKPLVDAANAPKST, encoded by the coding sequence ATGACGATCAAGCTTGCGATGCACACCTGGCCCTATGCGAGTAACCCGACCTGGTTGCCGGCCTACACGCTTGAGGAGACCATCAAGCGGATCAAGAAGATCGGGTATGACGCGATCGAAATCGGCGCGGCCAGCCCGCATGTCTTTCCGCCGACTCTGAGCGCGCAAAGGCGCAAGGACCTTGGCAAGATGCTCAAGGATTATGAATTGGAGCTGGCGGCCATGCTGCCAGCGCACGGCGGCGGGCCTGGCAACAATGTCGCGTCTCCGATTCCGGAAGAGCGTCGGTGGGCGATCGATCATTACAAGGAAATGGTACAGCTCACCGCCGATTGGGGCGGCAAGCGGCTGATCTGCCTGCCCGGGTGGTTTATCTTCGGCACGACGTACCGGCAGGCGTGGGATTGGGCAGCCGAGGCGATCCGGGAAATCGCCCGCTTCGCGCAGGACTTCGGCGTCGAGATCGTCATTGAGCCCACGCCGGAAGACAGCAACATCGTCAACACCTGTGACAACACCATCGACATGATGAAGGACGTCGGTGAGCCGAACGTCCGGCTGATGTTCGATAGCCATCACGTCATCACCGAGAAGGAGGTGATGAGCGATTATGTATATGCGATGGGGAAGGACCTGGTCCATATCCACGCTTCGGACAACAACCGACTGCCTCCGGGCATGGGCAGGGGCGACTTCCCAGCGCTCATCGACGCGCTGAAGGAAACCGGCTTCGACGGCTATCTGTCGATGGAATGCGGTTTCCACCAGCGGGGCATCGAGCCGGACTGGGTAGCGCGGGTCTCGATGGAATATCTCAAGCCGTTGGTCGACGCAGCAAACGCGCCAAAATCGACCTAG